The Bacteroidota bacterium DNA window TTTGATGTCGCAACAGGAGATTATGAGCGTCAATTGCTGGGACCTGTTTTGAACAGATGTGAAAGCATTGAGATCATGGTCAACAATGCAGGATTCCTGATAAACAAGCCTTTTATCGAGATTTCTGATCCTGAATTCGACAGGGTTTTTGCAGTAAATGTGAAAGCTCCCTTCAGGATGGTAAAGACTTTCTTTCCTTACTTTTCTTCCGGGGCACATATTGTCAATATCGGCAGCATGGGAGGATTTCAGGGCAGTATGAAGTTTCCGGGATTATCGGCTTACAGCGCCAGTAAGGGTGCTGTTGCCATACTCACTGAATCCCTTGCCGAAGAGCTCAAAGATCATGGTATCTCTGTAAATTGCCTTGCCCTTGGTTCGGCTCAG harbors:
- a CDS encoding SDR family oxidoreductase; translated protein: MNIIVTGASRGMGFEMVKKFAANGNHNIFAVSRNLKALHELEGLCKKVNENARVIAIGFDVATGDYERQLLGPVLNRCESIEIMVNNAGFLINKPFIEISDPEFDRVFAVNVKAPFRMVKTFFPYFSSGAHIVNIGSMGGFQGSMKFPGLSAYSASKGAVAILTESLAEELKDHGISVNCLALGSAQTEMLKEAFPNYEAPVTAEQMADFITHFALNGNKFFNGKILPVAVSIP